A segment of the Lycium ferocissimum isolate CSIRO_LF1 chromosome 10, AGI_CSIRO_Lferr_CH_V1, whole genome shotgun sequence genome:
tacccggccctttcgggactcggtgtgtaacgtacccggccctttcgggactcggtgtataataccaactgatcaatGGTTGCAtaataggtgccgtacccggccgactatagcgcggctcggtgtagtaaaatagtgcatacatacatatataccatgCATAATAAGCCAGTGAAGTAACAacggcctttcggagtgacataaggtcataacCTCCTAATGAATTATGGAGCTCGAATCGGATCCAAGGAATTAGCTTAATGGAGATAAACATAATAATATggtaagaatcaatcaaataagtaaggcattaagatttgaaatacatagcataggaatggagtgaaGTTGTTATGGAATGCTTATGCTCATGTTCTAGTTGGggtcgtgccaaagaaagaaggaaacgaactccttacataccttatccgtcaagccaccacttaaagaatTCCTTACACCGATGCTTGACCTTCACCTGAACTTATATATcgagaaatacatctttaatcatactttcatcatatttccatcaacttataagcactaattattgaagactaatttgggttacgaaaatttgggcagcatctcccctatatcacatacttcctccaaataccaaaacaactcccaaacaataccaacaacatcaacaacaacatcctcaatattctacaagataaatatgtatattctcatccaaaactctcttcaaacctcaatccataaaccaacaacatcaacacaacaaattataactcttattcttgtaaatattcctaaatcaacgttgataaagagagagattcaatgattcataccttatatTTACTAACGTAgcaagatcttcaatatttactttttttccaagccaactccaacatAGAATGAAATTATAATCGAGACTACACGTTGTCCGGACCTTGATTAATACGCCGTAACTTGAattttactcaaaatcctcactttttaTGTGATATAAAAGAGAGTCTTAGTTGCTGAATTTTAGAAGTTTTTGAtggaaaaaatggggtttttaacCTTTTTATAGTGGCTCAAAGTCGGTAGTAATCTTTAGCAAATACGTAGCTTGATGTTGTTTACGTTCGTCACCCTAAATtgtaacttccataattctctactctgatgtcctatcgatgagagggttgttgcgttagaaactagactcgacgaacttcattttaggattttgaaacgccttaaaactcctaatatgcatgaagatatacccctccaaagttgatcCAAAATTTTATCCTtgattctgccaactttttttttcttcttttaaattttcggcaaacttatttttccttgatttgcttggtcccagagtcttccatagcttattatatgaacttaaaccttcGTAACCATGAGATAGATGCATACAATCCCCTATATCCTAGGAAATGCTCCACGTCTACACTTAAACAACTAATGCCTAGTAGATATCATGTACAagactacgaggtgtaacagtcgTAAACCGGCCCGTAGACGGGCAAAGGCACTGAGCTAGGCCCCACGCCACAtccgccatcttcatactcgtcccgccaaaccattggctctgataccagttgttgggctaaaatggcccaaagatactcttaacatgatgtgatattgtccgctttgggccaagcccgcacggttttccccaaaaggcctcacatcattaagagtatccaactccttataagtagcttctttttctttccagctaccaatgtggtactttgttcgcacacccaacaccTATTGGCATCCGGCAGTTTTCTTCTCCTGCACGATTTTATCCCCTAATTGGAACTTCTAACACACCTAGCCAACACCTTCATTTCTTCGTCTTAGACTGTGGATTTCATGAATGTTACGTTGTACTACGTATCATAGATCTGGGTTGTTGGCGCCGGCGATTTGGAAAATTAAAAACCTAGAATTCGTTGAATtggttttttttgtttatttgtatCTTATGGGTCATCGGATACAATGTATCTCACGAAATGGAAAAACGGTGACATACAATTTGGTGATGATTGGTGTGGTTTCAGGTGGTGGATAAAGGTGTATCTCATAAAATAGATGTGGGTAGTGGAAAAGTTTAGAGCGGGATATGGTTGATCCAGAGAGAGCTATGGATTTTTTAACagaaattcaaataaaaaataggcAGAGGGAGTTAATTGTAAATGCAGAGATATAATGAAGGGCCAGGATTAGAAGTAATTAAATGAGGCTCAACGACTGTGATGTAATCAACTGAGAATAAATATCCACGAGGAGAGAGAAATCATCAACAAAAATCTGATTTCCTAACAAACTCTcccaattttttcttcttctgcttcttctCAATTTCAGATGGAGCTCACAAAAATGGCTACTATAGTTGTTCATTTTCCATTTTAGTtgcttttcccttttttgttgTAGCTGCAATTCCGCTGCATATAATAGAAAACGTCCCGAAAAGATCGCGTGATCTTAATTTCTGTTACTTTTTTTATTGGAATTAATCTGAGTTCATAACAATTGGTGTCAGAGCCTTTGATTCTGCAACCTATTGTTCTCGAAATCATGGTTGAAGGTACAAGGAAGAAACTAATAAATGAGAACTAGGCTTATCAAGATGAGCTACTGCTCGAATTATGTAATGGCCAGCAGGCCTTGGGTGCTACACAAGTCGGAATACAAGGCGCATGGAGCAACTATTAGATCGGTTGCTTGCGATGGAGAGGAGACCCAACAGAGGCCCTGAGCAGGTGCAAGGGATTGAGGATGGATAGCTTCCCTTTCTAGTTCCAGAAGTTCGACCAGCTAGGAAACAACGGGGACTGTTCCTACTTCTAAATGAGAACTACTGAGCTTTGAAGGCTCTGGATAGatatttcaatttttataagATTTTTGAGGAACAAGGGTGGAAGGACATTAACAGCAAATATTTTCAAAGTTGGTTCATTAagagcaaatatttttaaagttggTTCCAACTTATTAGTTTCCATTTTCAAAGTTGGTTCATTAAGTTCATCAAGAGCAAATATTTCAAAAGAAATTCTAGAGTCCCACTCCAAGTGTTAGCAATTGCTATCCTCAATTCCTTAATTTTAAAATGAGTTTCAAATTGGAAAGGATGGGTGCCCCTTTGACTAGAAAATCTTGCAATAACAATGTAACTACATTCTTGTTGATTGGTCTTCACATAGTTGAAGTGAAGACATCACTGAAGGCCCTAAATGCTCAGCAAGCCAATGCCTGAAAGTATAGTTTGAAGTTGTGCAGTCAACTTTCTGAAGTtccctctttatttttctatactCATCAATGGAAAAGTCAGGAACTTTACTAATAGTAACAAGTTCAAGCACACCAATACAACTGGTTGGAGAAGAAAGGTTGAAAATTGGCAATAATTTGAAGGCTTCAATACCAATGGATTTTGCCAAATCACAGAGCAAATAGTACGATTGGTTTGAAAAAGTGGAAGAGAGATTTGCCATTTTTTTGGCAAATTTTTGGTGGACTCTTTCGTATATTATGGAAGTTGGGGAGAATTCTCTTCGCATGTTATTGAATAAGAGGTGAGCAAAGCAGAAAGGATGCTGCCATCTCATGCACATTATTaaccaaatttcaaaattttataccaTTCTATAGATTACTGAATTAATGCACCTGAATTAACATGGTCCAATCTTTCAACACGATAAGTGAAGGCTTTGGGCGTTTTGTGAAAGCTTTATGTGTAAATTTTTCTTGACCGTCCCTTGATAATGCAAGGAATTTGGTAGTTTTATCATGATGATGTATAGAGTGGCTTTTATTTccataaaaaaatttgaattcgaGAGGAGAAAATTACAAAACCTGAAAATACACTTAAAACACATTAAAAACTTACAGGAACTAAGAGAATATCTCGAAACTAATCTCCGGGTATGGCAGAATTTCAAGTATTGAATTAGTCTTTCGACATGTTTCCCCGTACCAATTGACTGAAAATTAATATCAAAATAGTGCATGATTTTCTACTTGAACTCCACAACCGTTGTCTTTTTGTATGTCTGCCACTAATTTGTAATTCATCTACATATTGTTTGTATAGACTACTAAAAGTAAACTATacaagttgttttttttttccatgtatCAACTGAGAAACTTTTGCAAACATTCTGGAAGAATATATAGTAGTATAATTTCGTGTACTTCTGATGATAATTTATTTTAGAGGTATATTGCATGAAaaacaatagacccttgtggtccggcccttccccggaccccgcgcatagcgggagcttagtgcaccgggctgccctttttttttattgcatgAAAAATAAATCACTGAATATATCTTCCAAGAAAAATTACACGGTGTAGCTAACTTAAACATCGTATTtatgatacatacatatacttcCCAAAAATTACCAAACGTAGCTTTGGATTTTTTAGCAAATACCCTCTTTGTAGCTTAATTGCTTCAGTTGATTCTGCTACACCACGATAGCTCAATAGCACTGGACTTCAAATTATTGGGCATCTGTTCGTGCAAATTCCTTTGACCCGATCGGCGTCCGGCAGTTTTCTTCTCTGGCACGGTTTCATCCCCTAATTGGAACTTCTAACACACCTAGCCAACACCATCATTTCTCCGTCTTAGACTGTGGATTTCACAatgataaataaatatatcTGTCTTAGACCGTGGATTTCATGAATGTGTAATGGTCCAAGTATGGATCTGAACTAAAATTAAGTAAAGGCGAAAACGAACAATTTTTGTGGGACAATTTTCGATTTTATATCACCAAATGGAACTCAAATACAATGAAATtgaaagactaataaattaaaACTAGATAGATGAGGAGTCCACCATTGTCATCATGAATCTgccaagaagaaagaagaaggagaatcagatttagaagaagaagaagaaaggaaagagagaaggggagaatgcgtgagaaagaagaagaagggagttAGAAATGACCCGTCCAAAACTAATTTCTCTCTCCTTTCACTTTCAGTTATAACAACCCCTTCGATGACATGGCAAAATCGTGGCCCTCTAAGTTCATTaattaacttctaatcctgatGGTGCAATTTTAATGTTAGTTGCTCCTTCTTACCCGACCTTCGATTTCGATCCTCCACAAAGAACAattattctactcatttccttttatttagTCTAGTCATTACAATTCCCACTGCTTCAAACAATCCTTATCCTCAAggattaattattaaaatcTAGGAACTGAGCCTTAATGCACTGATAATCTTCCCAAGTAGCATCctcaggaggtaggttggacaATTGGATTAGCACACGAGCCACTACAACATTGTTTCTTTTGATCAACTGCCTTTGTAGTATAGCAACAGGCTTGACCAAGAACTGGCCATCATCCCAGTGTTGGGAAGTAATGTTTGTACCACCACTCTGTCACTAATCTTTTTCTTAAGCAAGGAGACATGGTACACAGGATCAACCTTACTAGCCTAAGGCAATTCTAATCGATATGCAACATTCCCAATCCTGGCCAGTATCTTATATGGCCCATAATACTTGGAATTGAGCTTCAAACTTCTCCTTAAGGCAATAGAAGATTGCCTGTATGGTTGTAGCTTTAGATAGACCATATCTCCCACCTGGAATTCCCTGTCAGACCTCCTTCTATCAACATAGTACTTCATTCTCTCCTGAGCTTTAGTCAAATTATCCTTTAGCAACTGCTACATCTGTTGTCTTTTCATTATTGTATCTTCAGCTGCTGGAACTATAGTTTTAAGCCAAGGTCCTAAAGATAGGTGAGGAGGTGAGTAGCCATACAATGCTTCAAAGGGAATGCATTGTAAGCTGGTATGGAAATTGGTGTTATACCACCACTCAGCAGCTTGAAGCCAGTGCTTCCAATGAGTAGGCCTGCTAGCAGTCATGCACCTAAGATAGTTTTCAAGGCACTTATTCACCCTCTCAGTTTGACTATCGCTATGAGGGTGATATGAAATGCTATAGTGTAATTGTGTTCCCAGTAACTTGAATAAAGCTTGCCAAAAATTACTGAGAAATATTCTATCTCTGTCTATAACAATAGATTCAGGCGCGCCGTGTGAGCTATGAATCCTTTCCCAAAATAATTCAGCAATAGTGGAAGCAGTATAAGGATGAGCAAGAGCTATGAAGTGAGCATACTTGGTCATCGTATCAACTACTACTAAGATCGCAtccttgtttcttgatttaggCAGTCCTTCAATGAAGTCCATGCTAATATGACTCCAGGCTTGATTTGGAATAGGAAGGGGCTGTAGCAAGCCTGGAGAAgctacattttcttccttgctTCTGAGGCATATGTCACAACTAGAAACAAAGGCTATTACCAGCTGTTTCATTCCTGGCTAGTAGAACAGCTGAGACAATCTCTTAAAGGTGCCAAGTTGACCTGAATGACCCCCATAGGTGATTCATGGAAAATGGTGATTAACTGGTTCCTAAGACCACCAAAGGCTCCAACATATagctttcattttcttttgagAACCCCAGATGAATAGTGTCAAATACTTGGACCATGTAAGTCCACAGATACTTGGGAAATAATTTCCATAACTTGAGTATCATTTTCATAGCTTGAATTGATTTCAAGCATCCAAGAAGGGACAGGTATGCTAATAGCCATCAACTACCCTTTGTAATGATCAGTGGAAGGATCAGTTTCATGTTGTCTAGAGAGGGCATCAGCAACTCTATTTTCAGCCCCTTTCTTGTACTGGACCTCATAATCTAACTCCAATAATTTGGTCATTCCCTTCTACTGAACTGCAGAAGTCACCTTTTGTTCTAACAAGAACCTTAAACTGTGGTGATCAGTCCTGATCACAAAGTGTTTAAATTGTAAATAGTGTCTCTATTtctcaacaacattcaagagtGCCATGTACTCTTTTTCATATATAGACTTGTCCCTATGTTTCTGAGCTAATACTTTACTCAGATATGCCATTGTTTTTCCATCCTGCATTAAAACTGCACCAATTCCTCCATGACTTGCATCAGTTTCTACAACAAACTCCTTAGAATAGTTTGGCAAACTCAAAAAAGGAGTAGTAGTCATAGCTTTCTTTAGAGCAAAGGAAAGCTAGCTCAGCCTCCTGGTTTTATTTGAATGAATCCTTCTTAAGTAAATCAGTAAGTGGCCTACATATAGTGCCATAATTAGCAACATACTTCCTGTAATAGCCTGTTAGTCCCAAAAACCCTCTAAGAGCCCTTAGTGTGGTTGGCCTAGGCCAGTCAACCATAGCTTGGATTTTAGAAGGGTCAGTGGAAACCCCATCTGCAGTGATCACATGGCCCAAATACTCCACTTTAGGCAGGCCAAAAGAGCACTTAGATTTTTTTGCCAATAAGGAATGTTTCCTTAGAGTATCAAATACAACAGTCAAACGTTTTACATGGTCTTCTATAGAAGCACTGTAAATCAATATATCATCAAAGAATACTAGTGCAAATTTCCTGAGAAATGGTTAAAAAACCTGATTCATTAATGCTTAAAAAGTTGTTggggcattagtcaacccaaaaggTATGACTTTAAACTCATAGTGTCCCATATGTGTCCTGAATGCAGTCTTGTGCACATCTTCAACCTTCATTCTGATCTGGTGATATCCTGCCCTCAGATCCACCTTTGAAGAGATCACAGCCCCATAAAGTTCATCTAATAGATCAGCAACAATGGGAATAAGGTACTTATCCTTGATGGTAATGTCATTTAACCCTCTATAATCCACACAGAACCTCTATGTCCCATCTCTCTTTTTGACTAGCAAGGCTGGGGAGGAAAAGGGCGATTGGCTTTGCTGAATGATCCCATTAGTGAGCATCTCTTTTTGATAGTAGTTATACCTGTAAGGTCTCAAACTGACTGGAAGAGCCCCAGGTTTTAGTGGTATTGAGTGATCTAGCAGGAGGCAAGGTTTTGGGTTCTGAAAACACATCAGTGTAAGACTCCAACAGTTCTTGTATTGCCTCATCTATAGGGTCTTGGTTTGATTGTACCAATGCACTCATCATGAATAAGTGAGCAATAAGAGCTTGCCCCTTCTTCAACATCTTGCCCATAGTGCCACTAGAGATCATGCTAAGCTTGCTCTCTTCAGATATCCCATGCAGAACCAACTTGTTATTTTTTCTTCCAATAGTGATACAGTTCCTTTCATGGTCAAACTTAGTGGGATTGTGCTTCTTCATCCAGTCATTACCTAATACAATGTCACACCCTCCTAAAGGTATAATAAGCAAATTCTCCCTAAATGGTCTCCCTTGCATTTTCCAGCTAAACTCCTTACACTGAGAACTAGTCATGACATAGTTACCATCAGCAACAGTCTCTCTCACTGGAGAACAAGAGCTAGAACAATAACCAGTTTCCTTGACAGTGTTCATGTCAATGAAACTGTGAGTAGCTTCTGAATCAATCAAAGACTGCCAATTTTCTGTTTTTGACAATACCCCTCACTAATATAGTGTTAACTCCTTGATTGTCTCCTGATACGGCATTCAGGCAtacaacttccataactttTTGTTCAATATCTCATTTTATAATTAGGACAACaacatttttctcatttccaaccTCAAAGATCTCAGGTACAGCACTTGGTTCACCCAACATACAGTTCAGTTGTTGTTTCTTACACTAATGCCCTGGTGTGAATTTTTCTCCACATCTGAAACACAAGTGGTTACTCTTCCTATAGTCATACTCTTCAGGAGTTAACCTAAATCCATTAGGTCTAGATGCATTAGGTAAAGTTCCCTTAGCAGTAGTGAAATTGTTGGGCTTAGCAAATAGTTTAGTAACTGGTTTGGCTTTCTTCTCAGCCACTTCAATGGCCTTTTCCTGCAGTCTTGCTTGTTCTATAGCTAGCCTAAGAGTGGTGTGCTTTTGAAGTTTGAATCCTACACTAACTTATTCCTTCAAGGCTCCAATGAAACTAGACAAAAAGTGAGATTCATCTAGGTGAGGATTTCTTACCAACATATGAGCCTTCTTATCTTCAAACTGTGCCAAAAATTCATCAACAGTCCCTATTTGACTCAGTTTGTTGAACTCTTCCACTACATCTTCTAATACCTCATCACTGAATTTGACAATTAGTTCCTCTTTGAACTCATCCCAACCAACTTCTCCCTTGTTCAACACCAGTGAGTGGTACCATGTCTCAACTACCCCATTCAAGTAAAGGGCAGCAGCTTCCACCTTAGAATCTTCCTGAGTTCTATATAGCTTAAAATACCTTTCATACTTCCTAAGCCACACTTTAGGGTCCTGACCTTCGAAACTTGGTAATTCCCACTTAGGAGGAGGGGTTTGAATTGCAATCTGAGGTTTG
Coding sequences within it:
- the LOC132034680 gene encoding uncharacterized protein LOC132034680, yielding MAEGTRMYTMDDKLTQHEEVLNELTAGQQALQQTQRGIQGTLELILEWLTALERPQQRAQGDGILPNPVQEVRVVKPQIAIQTPPPKWELPSFEGQDPKVWLRKYERYFKLYRTQEDSKVEAAALYLNGVVETWYHSLVLNKGEVGWDEFKEELIVKFSDEVLEDVVEEFNKLSQIGTVDEFLAQFEDKKAHMLHTTLRLAIEQARLQEKAIEVAEKKAKPVTKLFAKPNNFTTAKGTLPNASRPNGFRLTPEEYDYRKKNWQSLIDSEATHSFIDMNTVKETGYCSSSCSPVRETVADGNYVMTSSQCKEFSWKMQGRPFRENLLIIPLGGCDIVLGNDWMKKHNPTKFDHERNCITIGRKNNKLVLHGISEESKLSMISSGTMGKMLKKGQALIAHLFMMSALVQSNQDPIDEAIQELLESYTDVFSEPKTLPPARSLNTTKTWGSSSQFETLQDKYLIPIVADLLDELYGAVISSKVDLRAGYHQIRMKVEDVHKTAFRTHMGHYEKFALVFFDDILIYSASIEDHVKRLTVVFDTLRKHSLLAKKSKCSFGLPKVEYLGHVITADGVSTDPSKIQAMVDWPRPTTLRALRGFLGLTGYYRKYVANYGTICRPLTDLLKKDSFK